Below is a window of Clavibacter michiganensis subsp. tessellarius DNA.
CGCGCCCGGCCACGAGCTGTGGCACCCGGCTCCCGCCTTCTACTACCAGCCGGGCGCGGGCCCGCTGTTCGACATGGGCCCGTACTACCTCACGGCCCTCGTGACGCTGCTCGGGCCCGTCGTCCGCGTGCAGGGCGCGTCCCTCATGTCGGACCGGGTGCGGTCCGCCGCGTCCGACCCGGAGGCGCGGGAGATCCCCGTCACCGTGGACACGCACGTGAGCGCCGTGCTCACGCACGCGTCGGGCGCCGTGTCGACGGTGACCATGAGCTTCGACATCTGGGCCACCCGGATCCCGAACATCGAGGTGTACGGCACCGCCGGCACGCTCTCGGTGCCGGACCCGAACCACTTCTCCGGGAAGGTGCAGGTCGCCACGTCCGCGGACCGCGAGTGGACGGACGTCGAGCCGGCCGCCGGCTTCGTCGACGCGGGGCGCGGATGCGGCCTCGCGGAGATGGCCGACGCCATCCGGCGCGGGGTCCCGCACCGCGCGTCGGGGGAGCTCGCCTTCCACGTGCTCGAGGTCATGGACGCGATCCTCGACCCCGCCGCGACGGGCGAGATCCGCAGCACCGTGGAGCGTCCGGAGGCCGTCCCGCTGGGCCAGCCGGGGCGCTCGCGGGCCTGATCCGAGGTCGTGCGCGAACAGGTAGTGGGCAGCCTTCCACAACCCTCGGATCGGACCGTTCCTGGGAGTCCCGGGCTACTAGCCTGACGCCGTGACCCGCCACTTCTCGCAGTTCCTCTTCGCGCCGTACGGCGACGGACAGGGCCTGCGCGCCGTGGAGGAGCACGCCGTCGACGAGGCGCTGCACTCCTCCGTCGCACCCGGCGGCTCCGTCGAGGAGCCGCCGGCGTTCGACGCCACGGCCCCGGAGGCGTGGCCTCCGCTCGCGGCCGTCGAGTGGCCGCTCACGCACCGCCCGTTCGACGACGACGACGAGCCCGAGATCGCGGACGGGCACTTCGCCGCGGCGGACGAGGATCCGGATGCCGAGGCCGTCGAGGAGGCCGCCGCCTACGCCGCGCGCGCCGCCCTCCTCGCCGAGGTCTACGGCTGGCCGCACCGCGCCGTCTGACCGGAGCGGCACCTCCCCG
It encodes the following:
- a CDS encoding Gfo/Idh/MocA family protein; this encodes MTLGIIGVGKISEQYFAAFESLPGVRLVAVADLDLDRARTVAEAQGVDALSVDDLIADPRIQAVLNLTIPAAHAEVDLRVLEAGKHVYGEKPLALSPGEAEPILRLAEEKGLRVGSAPDTVLGTGIQTARAVLDAGTIGKPVAANAFWGAPGHELWHPAPAFYYQPGAGPLFDMGPYYLTALVTLLGPVVRVQGASLMSDRVRSAASDPEAREIPVTVDTHVSAVLTHASGAVSTVTMSFDIWATRIPNIEVYGTAGTLSVPDPNHFSGKVQVATSADREWTDVEPAAGFVDAGRGCGLAEMADAIRRGVPHRASGELAFHVLEVMDAILDPAATGEIRSTVERPEAVPLGQPGRSRA